One Xyrauchen texanus isolate HMW12.3.18 chromosome 2, RBS_HiC_50CHRs, whole genome shotgun sequence genomic window carries:
- the LOC127657372 gene encoding inositol hexakisphosphate and diphosphoinositol-pentakisphosphate kinase 2-like isoform X4, with amino-acid sequence MSEPSIPGESQCGAPRFFVGCAEDESEGLDNYASMRTEMELYEHDLEDDSPPERQIVMGICCMMKKSKSKPMTQILERLCKFEYITVVIFPEDVILNEPVEKWPLCDCLISFHSKGFPLDKAVSYAMLRNPLLINDLNMQYYIQDRREVYRILQEEGIDLPRYAVLNRDPDKPEECNLIEGEDQVEVNGEVFLKPFVEKPVSAEDHNVYIYYPTSAGGGSQRLFRKIGSRSSVYSPESSVRKTGSYIYEEFMPTDGTDVKVYTVGPDYAHAEARKSPALDGKVERDSEGKEIRYPVMLTAMEKLVARKVCLAFKQTVCGFDLLRANGHSYVCDVNGFSFVKNSMKYYDDCAKILGNIVMRELAPQFHIPWSIPTEAEDIPIVPTTSGTMMELRCVIAVIRHGDRTPKQKMKMEVRNPMFFELFEKYGGYKTGKLKLKKPKQLQSICVVPNPQEVLDITRTLLADMGQHTDCEIEEKKSKLEQLKTVLEMYGHFSGINRKVQLTYLPRGQPKTSSEEEETLKESPSILLVLKWGGELTPAGRVQAEELGRAFRCMYPGGQGDYAGFPGCGLLRLHSTYRHDLKIYASDEGRVQMTAAAFAKGLLALEGELTPILVQMVKSANMNGLLDNDIESLSGCQQRVKARLHGIMQKDEAFTEEDFDRLAPTCSSSLVNSMNVVENPVSTCDNVYTLIQSLTSQIRKRLEDPKSADLQLYHSESLEMMLQRWSKLERDFRMKSGRYDISKIPDIYDCVKYDVQHNSSLGLEDTVELFKLSRALADIVIPQEYGINKVEKLDIAYAYCLPLVKKIQLDLQRTHEDESVNKLHPLYSRGVLSPGRHVRTRLYFTSESHVHSLLSIFRYGGLLDEEKDQQWKRAMDYLGAVSELNYMTQIVIMLYEDNNKNPSSEERFHVELHFSPGVKVSEEESAPMGFGFRPASAENDQKQTDPGSLENLARDEPDQALPLSETISTQRKSPLFRNRKTGSMEVLSESSSSKGCNYRLFPSCSRQSPEMKQSGLGSQCAGLFSTTVLGGSSSAPNLQDYARTHRKKFTSGSLTYKDGFEGCSMVPSIYPLETLHNSLSLKQVNEFLTGVCESAGDSHTRTTRAFSAMFDSQNQPSVDSYIPQRVLSSSVSMRQRSDRPPWYSSGPSSTVSSAGPSSPTTADTSPHFSFSEKITLTPQSSEEIHLAQHNTSQAASSILGNTETSFSSEDPHPSIPSPIQETPNEIPVDSTDSADRCLTDRPCSGEANEASSLTHAEPRTSCSRLADSPPRESYCGLPGSLPVLLELRESSSEAGSSAQTPLTPEEPEEFFDTHETVEVWMGSPGNLPHSGIPLEVGAPHVSEP; translated from the exons CCTCCAGAGCGTCAGATCGTGATGGGGATTTGCTGTATGATGAAGAAATCGAAGTCCAAACCCATGACTCAGATATTGGAGCGCCTTTGTAAGTTTGAGTACATTACCGTGGTCATCTTTCCAGAGGACGTCATACTTAATGAGCCGGTGGAAAAGTGGCCACTCTGTGACTGCCTTATCTCCTTTCACTCTAAAG GTTTTCCACTGGACAAGGCAGTGAGTTACGCAATGCTCCGTAACCCGCTGCTCATCAATGACCTTAATATGCAGTATTACATACAGGACAG GAGGGAGGTATATCGTATCCTGCAAGAGGAAGGGATTGATCTGCCACGTTATGCTGTGTTAAATCGTGACCCTGACAAGCCTGAAG AATGCAACCTGATTGAGGGAGAAGACCAAGTTGAAGTTAATGGTGAAGTGTTCCTCAAACCCTTCGTAGAGAAGCCAGTTTCTGCAGAAGACCATAATGTGTACATCTACTACCCCACCTCAGCTGGAGGAGGCAGCCAACGCCTCTTCAGAAAG ATTGGGAGCAGAAGTAGTGTTTACTCTCCAGAGAGTAGTGTGAGGAAAACAGGCTCATATATTTATGAAGAGTTCATGCCAACCGATGGGACAGATGTGAAG gtGTATACAGTTGGGCCAGATTATGCTCATGCAGAGGCACGCAAGTCCCCTGCCCTGGATGGGAAAGTTGAGCGAGACAGTGAAGGCAAAGAAATACGTTACCCGGTCATGCTCACTGCCATGGAGAAACTTGTGGCCCGCAAAGTCTGTCTGGCATTCAAG CAAACAGTGTGTGGATTTGACCTTCTCCGAGCCAATGGCCACTCGTATGTCTGCGATGTCAACGGCTTTAGCTTTGTGAAGAATTCCATGAAATACTATGATGACTGTGCCAAGATTCTAGG AAATATTGTGATGAGGGAGCTGGCTCCTCAGTTCCATATTCCCTGGTCCATACCTACAGAAGCAGAGGACATTCCTATTGTCCCCACTACGTCAGGCACCAT GATGGAGCTGCGCTGTGTAATCGCTGTGATCCGTCATGGAGATCGTACACCAAAACAGAAGATGAAAATGGAAGTGCGGAATCCCAT GTTTTTCGAGCTTTTTGAAAAATACGGTGGGTACAAAACGGGCAAACTGAAGCTGAAGAAACCCAAACAACTGCAG TCCATATGTGTTGTGCCAAACCCACAGGAAGTATTGGACATTACCAGGACACTcctggcagacatgggacagcaTACTGACTGTGAGATTGAAGAGAAGAAGTCCAAACTTGAACAACTGAAGACTGTTTTAGAAAT gTATGGCCATTTCTCTGGAATCAACAGGAAAGTTCAGCTAACCTACCTTCCTCGTGGACAGcccaaaacatccagtgaggaggAAG agACCCTTAAGGAGAGCCCGTCTATACTTCTGGTGCTGAAGTGGGGGGGGGAGCTGACTCCAGCCGGAAGAGTTCAGGCCGAAGAACTTGGCAGAGCCTTCCGCTGCATGTATCCTGGAGGTCAAG GGGATTACGCTGGCTTTCCAGGCTGCGGCCTTCTCAGACTACACAGCACTTACAGGCATGACCTCAAGATCTACGCCTCTGATGAGGGCCGGGTGCAAATGACTGCTGCTGCCTTTGCTAAG GGTCTCTTGGCACTGGAAGGGGAACTGACACCCATCCTGGTCCAGATGGTGAAGAGTGCAAATATGAATGGCTTGCTGGATAATGACATTGAATCCCTCAGTGGCTGCCAGCAAAGGGTTAAGGCCAGACTGCATGGGATCATGCAGAAAGATGAAGCCTTCACAGAGGAAGACTTTGACAGG CTGGCTCCAACATGCAGCAGTTCACTAGTGAACTCTATGAATGTCGTGGAGAATCCAGTGAGCACGTGTGATAATGTTTACACCCTCATCCAGAGCCTCACCTCACAGATCCGCAAAAGACTCGAAGACCCCAAATCAGCAG ACTTACAACTGTACCACAGCGAGTCACTGGAGATGATGTTGCAGCGCTGGTCCAAATTGGAAAGAGACTTCCGCATGAAGAGCGGTCGCTATGACATCAGCAAGATTCCTGACATTTATGACTGTGTCAAGTATGACGTGCAGCACAACAGCTCTCTTGGCTTGGAGGACACAGTAGAACTCTTCAAGCTCTCTCGAGCACTAGCTGACATTGTTATACCACAG GAGTATGGCATTAATAAGGTGGAGAAGCTGGACATTGCCTATGCCTACTGTCTGCCTTTAGTGAAGAAGATTCAGCTGGACTTACAGAGAACACATGAGGACGAGTCTGTAAACAAGCTGCATCCACT ATATTCACGTGGAGTCCTGTCACCAGGCAGGCATGTCCGAACTCGCCTATATTTCACTAGTGAGAGTCATGTCCACTCCCTTCTTAGCATCTTCCGTTATGGTGGCCTGTTGGAT GAGGAGAAGGACCAACAGTGGAAGAGAGCCATGGATTATCTGGGTGCAGTGTCTGAGCTCAACTACATGACCCAGATAGTCATTATGCTCTATGAAGATAACAATAAG AACCCATCCTCTGAAGAGCGCTTCCATGTGGAACTGCATTTCAGCCCTGGTGTTAAAGTATCTGAGGAGGAGAGTGCTCCAATGGGTTTTGGCTTCCGACCAGCCTCTGCTGAA AATGATCAGAAGCAAACAGACCCTGGTAGTTTAGAGAACCTCGCACGAGATGAACCTGATCAGGCCTTGCCCCTGTCTGAGACCATTAGCACCCAGAGGAAATCCCCTCTGTTCCGGAATCGCAAGACTGGCTCGATGGAG GTCCTGTCAGAAAGTTCGTCCTCTAAAGGGTGCAACTACCGCCTCTTCCCCTCCTGCTCACGTCAGTCTCCAGAGATGAAGCAGAGTGGATTAG GCTCACAGTGTGCTGGTCTCTTCAGCACCACCGTTCTAGGGGGCTCCTCTAGTGCCCCTAACCTTCAGGACTACGCACGCACACATCGCAAAAAATTCACCTCCGGCAGTTTGACCTATAAAGACG GTTTTGAAGGATGTTCCATGGTGCCCTCTATCTACCCTCTCGAGACCCTCCACAATTCCCTTTCACTCAAACAGGTGAATGAGTTCCTGacaggtgtgtgtgagagtgcaggAGATTCCCACACCAGGACAACCAGAG CATTCTCAGCCATGTTTGATTCCCAAAACCAGCCATCAGTGGACTCTTATATCCCTCAACGAGTGCTGTCCTCCTCCGTTTCAATGCGGCAGCGGTCTGACCGCCCACCATGGT ACAGCAGTGGTCCCTCCAGTACTGTGTCGAGCGCCGGTCCCTCGTCTCCCACCACTGCTGACACCTCCCCACACTTCAGCTTTAGTGAGAAGATCACCCTCACCCCTCAGAGCAGCGAAGAGATCCATCTAGCTCAACACAACACCAGCCAAGCTGCTTCCTCCATACTCGGCAACACTGAAACCAGCTTCTCCTCTGAGGACCCACATCCTTCAATACCATCTCCCATTCAGGAGACACCCAATGAAATACCAGTGGACAGCACGGATTCTGCAGACCGGTGTCTGACAGATAGACCCTGTTCTGGTGAGGCCAATGAAGCATCAAGTCTGACCCACGCTGAACCCAGGACTTCCTGCTCACGCTTGGCCGACAGTCCGCCAAGGGAGTCCTACTGTGGGCTGCCCGGCTCCCTGCCCGTGCTCCTTGAGCTCCGAGAGAGCAGCTCAGAGGCCGGATCCAGTGCCCAGACTCCCCTCACCCCCGAAGAACCAGAAGAGTTCTTCGATACCCACGAAACGGTTGAGGTGTGGATGGGGAGCCCAGGGAACCTGCCCCACTCTGGGATTCCTCTGGAGGTGGGAGCTCCACATGTGTCTGAGCCTTGA
- the LOC127657372 gene encoding inositol hexakisphosphate and diphosphoinositol-pentakisphosphate kinase 2-like isoform X6 — MSEPSIPGESQCGAPRFFVGCAEDESEGLDNYASMRTEMELYEHDLEDDSPPERQIVMGICCMMKKSKSKPMTQILERLCKFEYITVVIFPEDVILNEPVEKWPLCDCLISFHSKGFPLDKAVSYAMLRNPLLINDLNMQYYIQDRREVYRILQEEGIDLPRYAVLNRDPDKPEECNLIEGEDQVEVNGEVFLKPFVEKPVSAEDHNVYIYYPTSAGGGSQRLFRKIGSRSSVYSPESSVRKTGSYIYEEFMPTDGTDVKVYTVGPDYAHAEARKSPALDGKVERDSEGKEIRYPVMLTAMEKLVARKVCLAFKQTVCGFDLLRANGHSYVCDVNGFSFVKNSMKYYDDCAKILGNIVMRELAPQFHIPWSIPTEAEDIPIVPTTSGTMMELRCVIAVIRHGDRTPKQKMKMEVRNPMFFELFEKYGGYKTGKLKLKKPKQLQEVLDITRTLLADMGQHTDCEIEEKKSKLEQLKTVLEMYGHFSGINRKVQLTYLPRGQPKTSSEEEETLKESPSILLVLKWGGELTPAGRVQAEELGRAFRCMYPGGQGDYAGFPGCGLLRLHSTYRHDLKIYASDEGRVQMTAAAFAKGLLALEGELTPILVQMVKSANMNGLLDNDIESLSGCQQRVKARLHGIMQKDEAFTEEDFDRLAPTCSSSLVNSMNVVENPVSTCDNVYTLIQSLTSQIRKRLEDPKSADLQLYHSESLEMMLQRWSKLERDFRMKSGRYDISKIPDIYDCVKYDVQHNSSLGLEDTVELFKLSRALADIVIPQEYGINKVEKLDIAYAYCLPLVKKIQLDLQRTHEDESVNKLHPLYSRGVLSPGRHVRTRLYFTSESHVHSLLSIFRYGGLLDEEKDQQWKRAMDYLGAVSELNYMTQIVIMLYEDNNKNPSSEERFHVELHFSPGVKVSEEESAPMGFGFRPASAENDQKQTDPGSLENLARDEPDQALPLSETISTQRKSPLFRNRKTGSMEVLSESSSSKGCNYRLFPSCSRQSPEMKQSGLGSQCAGLFSTTVLGGSSSAPNLQDYARTHRKKFTSGSLTYKDGFEGCSMVPSIYPLETLHNSLSLKQVNEFLTGVCESAGDSHTRTTRAFSAMFDSQNQPSVDSYIPQRVLSSSVSMRQRSDRPPWYSSGPSSTVSSAGPSSPTTADTSPHFSFSEKITLTPQSSEEIHLAQHNTSQAASSILGNTETSFSSEDPHPSIPSPIQETPNEIPVDSTDSADRCLTDRPCSGEANEASSLTHAEPRTSCSRLADSPPRESYCGLPGSLPVLLELRESSSEAGSSAQTPLTPEEPEEFFDTHETVEVWMGSPGNLPHSGIPLEVGAPHVSEP, encoded by the exons CCTCCAGAGCGTCAGATCGTGATGGGGATTTGCTGTATGATGAAGAAATCGAAGTCCAAACCCATGACTCAGATATTGGAGCGCCTTTGTAAGTTTGAGTACATTACCGTGGTCATCTTTCCAGAGGACGTCATACTTAATGAGCCGGTGGAAAAGTGGCCACTCTGTGACTGCCTTATCTCCTTTCACTCTAAAG GTTTTCCACTGGACAAGGCAGTGAGTTACGCAATGCTCCGTAACCCGCTGCTCATCAATGACCTTAATATGCAGTATTACATACAGGACAG GAGGGAGGTATATCGTATCCTGCAAGAGGAAGGGATTGATCTGCCACGTTATGCTGTGTTAAATCGTGACCCTGACAAGCCTGAAG AATGCAACCTGATTGAGGGAGAAGACCAAGTTGAAGTTAATGGTGAAGTGTTCCTCAAACCCTTCGTAGAGAAGCCAGTTTCTGCAGAAGACCATAATGTGTACATCTACTACCCCACCTCAGCTGGAGGAGGCAGCCAACGCCTCTTCAGAAAG ATTGGGAGCAGAAGTAGTGTTTACTCTCCAGAGAGTAGTGTGAGGAAAACAGGCTCATATATTTATGAAGAGTTCATGCCAACCGATGGGACAGATGTGAAG gtGTATACAGTTGGGCCAGATTATGCTCATGCAGAGGCACGCAAGTCCCCTGCCCTGGATGGGAAAGTTGAGCGAGACAGTGAAGGCAAAGAAATACGTTACCCGGTCATGCTCACTGCCATGGAGAAACTTGTGGCCCGCAAAGTCTGTCTGGCATTCAAG CAAACAGTGTGTGGATTTGACCTTCTCCGAGCCAATGGCCACTCGTATGTCTGCGATGTCAACGGCTTTAGCTTTGTGAAGAATTCCATGAAATACTATGATGACTGTGCCAAGATTCTAGG AAATATTGTGATGAGGGAGCTGGCTCCTCAGTTCCATATTCCCTGGTCCATACCTACAGAAGCAGAGGACATTCCTATTGTCCCCACTACGTCAGGCACCAT GATGGAGCTGCGCTGTGTAATCGCTGTGATCCGTCATGGAGATCGTACACCAAAACAGAAGATGAAAATGGAAGTGCGGAATCCCAT GTTTTTCGAGCTTTTTGAAAAATACGGTGGGTACAAAACGGGCAAACTGAAGCTGAAGAAACCCAAACAACTGCAG GAAGTATTGGACATTACCAGGACACTcctggcagacatgggacagcaTACTGACTGTGAGATTGAAGAGAAGAAGTCCAAACTTGAACAACTGAAGACTGTTTTAGAAAT gTATGGCCATTTCTCTGGAATCAACAGGAAAGTTCAGCTAACCTACCTTCCTCGTGGACAGcccaaaacatccagtgaggaggAAG agACCCTTAAGGAGAGCCCGTCTATACTTCTGGTGCTGAAGTGGGGGGGGGAGCTGACTCCAGCCGGAAGAGTTCAGGCCGAAGAACTTGGCAGAGCCTTCCGCTGCATGTATCCTGGAGGTCAAG GGGATTACGCTGGCTTTCCAGGCTGCGGCCTTCTCAGACTACACAGCACTTACAGGCATGACCTCAAGATCTACGCCTCTGATGAGGGCCGGGTGCAAATGACTGCTGCTGCCTTTGCTAAG GGTCTCTTGGCACTGGAAGGGGAACTGACACCCATCCTGGTCCAGATGGTGAAGAGTGCAAATATGAATGGCTTGCTGGATAATGACATTGAATCCCTCAGTGGCTGCCAGCAAAGGGTTAAGGCCAGACTGCATGGGATCATGCAGAAAGATGAAGCCTTCACAGAGGAAGACTTTGACAGG CTGGCTCCAACATGCAGCAGTTCACTAGTGAACTCTATGAATGTCGTGGAGAATCCAGTGAGCACGTGTGATAATGTTTACACCCTCATCCAGAGCCTCACCTCACAGATCCGCAAAAGACTCGAAGACCCCAAATCAGCAG ACTTACAACTGTACCACAGCGAGTCACTGGAGATGATGTTGCAGCGCTGGTCCAAATTGGAAAGAGACTTCCGCATGAAGAGCGGTCGCTATGACATCAGCAAGATTCCTGACATTTATGACTGTGTCAAGTATGACGTGCAGCACAACAGCTCTCTTGGCTTGGAGGACACAGTAGAACTCTTCAAGCTCTCTCGAGCACTAGCTGACATTGTTATACCACAG GAGTATGGCATTAATAAGGTGGAGAAGCTGGACATTGCCTATGCCTACTGTCTGCCTTTAGTGAAGAAGATTCAGCTGGACTTACAGAGAACACATGAGGACGAGTCTGTAAACAAGCTGCATCCACT ATATTCACGTGGAGTCCTGTCACCAGGCAGGCATGTCCGAACTCGCCTATATTTCACTAGTGAGAGTCATGTCCACTCCCTTCTTAGCATCTTCCGTTATGGTGGCCTGTTGGAT GAGGAGAAGGACCAACAGTGGAAGAGAGCCATGGATTATCTGGGTGCAGTGTCTGAGCTCAACTACATGACCCAGATAGTCATTATGCTCTATGAAGATAACAATAAG AACCCATCCTCTGAAGAGCGCTTCCATGTGGAACTGCATTTCAGCCCTGGTGTTAAAGTATCTGAGGAGGAGAGTGCTCCAATGGGTTTTGGCTTCCGACCAGCCTCTGCTGAA AATGATCAGAAGCAAACAGACCCTGGTAGTTTAGAGAACCTCGCACGAGATGAACCTGATCAGGCCTTGCCCCTGTCTGAGACCATTAGCACCCAGAGGAAATCCCCTCTGTTCCGGAATCGCAAGACTGGCTCGATGGAG GTCCTGTCAGAAAGTTCGTCCTCTAAAGGGTGCAACTACCGCCTCTTCCCCTCCTGCTCACGTCAGTCTCCAGAGATGAAGCAGAGTGGATTAG GCTCACAGTGTGCTGGTCTCTTCAGCACCACCGTTCTAGGGGGCTCCTCTAGTGCCCCTAACCTTCAGGACTACGCACGCACACATCGCAAAAAATTCACCTCCGGCAGTTTGACCTATAAAGACG GTTTTGAAGGATGTTCCATGGTGCCCTCTATCTACCCTCTCGAGACCCTCCACAATTCCCTTTCACTCAAACAGGTGAATGAGTTCCTGacaggtgtgtgtgagagtgcaggAGATTCCCACACCAGGACAACCAGAG CATTCTCAGCCATGTTTGATTCCCAAAACCAGCCATCAGTGGACTCTTATATCCCTCAACGAGTGCTGTCCTCCTCCGTTTCAATGCGGCAGCGGTCTGACCGCCCACCATGGT ACAGCAGTGGTCCCTCCAGTACTGTGTCGAGCGCCGGTCCCTCGTCTCCCACCACTGCTGACACCTCCCCACACTTCAGCTTTAGTGAGAAGATCACCCTCACCCCTCAGAGCAGCGAAGAGATCCATCTAGCTCAACACAACACCAGCCAAGCTGCTTCCTCCATACTCGGCAACACTGAAACCAGCTTCTCCTCTGAGGACCCACATCCTTCAATACCATCTCCCATTCAGGAGACACCCAATGAAATACCAGTGGACAGCACGGATTCTGCAGACCGGTGTCTGACAGATAGACCCTGTTCTGGTGAGGCCAATGAAGCATCAAGTCTGACCCACGCTGAACCCAGGACTTCCTGCTCACGCTTGGCCGACAGTCCGCCAAGGGAGTCCTACTGTGGGCTGCCCGGCTCCCTGCCCGTGCTCCTTGAGCTCCGAGAGAGCAGCTCAGAGGCCGGATCCAGTGCCCAGACTCCCCTCACCCCCGAAGAACCAGAAGAGTTCTTCGATACCCACGAAACGGTTGAGGTGTGGATGGGGAGCCCAGGGAACCTGCCCCACTCTGGGATTCCTCTGGAGGTGGGAGCTCCACATGTGTCTGAGCCTTGA